One region of Solanum pennellii chromosome 6, SPENNV200 genomic DNA includes:
- the LOC107023377 gene encoding probable RNA helicase SDE3, translating to MGTISYKSDDEYSTITDKGDIGFVDFDKYKSAGSYNPNEESDIVIISVPFPLVAGKPKSGFVGETVVDSVTIENTTNETQELWSIKIYNSKPEDSFTLSLMKPPTDSSDLQYVEEFMESFSLEDRMLRPGQTLTVWLTCKPKEIGLHTSAVHFNVGDDTIERLVFVLAEDKVSQSLASRRPFHRDRKKKVPAVDVFAANAFVVGSRPTRAPNRGFRYRLPSYPIPGDIREMIENKQFPDVIGEGLRRDNYIAYFRTLLAIEEIKMEEDMRDYDMLSVTMKRKGLQFLSLDVPGLAERRPSLVFGDFIFARLASGDASEITPYQGYIHRVEAEEVYLKFDEEFHINHVPGNLYNVQFSFNRTGVRRLHQAIEATESLNGEILFPSGISRTRNIQAARLAPNSCMLNKEQTTAVEKILGCKGGAPYVIHGPPGTGKTRTLIEAIIQVRIMRKDARVLVCAPSNSAADHILEKLVSQQNVEVQDNEILRLNALTRPLDDVNPSYLRFCNAEDDSFKCPLLRDLKRYTVIISTYASACLLYSEGIKRGHFSHIFLDEAGQASEPDTMVPLSHLLKKETVVVLAGDPQQLGPIVFSKDAENYGLATSYMERLFECQLYGDLNENYATRLVRNYRCHPVILQLPSEMFYEGELIPCKEDKTFTQTWVDLLPNKEFPLVFIGIQGCDEREGNNPSWFNRIEASKVVEIIRDLIGNKGLKEEDIGVITPYRQQVLKIRTALESFDWANIKVGSVEQFQGQEREVIIISTVRSTIQHNDFDRIHYLGFLSNPRRFNVAATRARSLLVVVGNPHIICKDPFWNKLLWYCADNDSYKGCFLPEKLEIPQEDFGQANNWSLEDSGQANNWDDVGAQVNNWDCEGAEANDWDQDQVGKVNNWDQDQGGQVNNWDQDEGELAKNWNEEGTCVNEEKQSFQPSRDVEGTTHQTDYIPDPVMDEAEWSDGWK from the exons ATGGGCACAATTTCTTATAAGTCGGATGATGAATACTCAACTATTACTGACAAAGGAGACATCGGATTTGTCGACtttgacaaatataaatcaGCTGGTAGCTACAATCCAAATGAAGAGAGTGATATAGTTATTATATCTGTTCCATTTCCGCTGGTAGCAGGAAAACCTAAATCAGGATTTGTTGGGGAAACTGTTGTTGATTCAGTCACAATAGAGAATACCACCAATGAAACCCAGGAGCTGTGGTCAATTAAGATCTATAACTCAAAACCTGAGGATTCATTCACTCTTTCTCTGATGAAACCTCCAACTGATAGTTCTGATTTGCAATATGTTGAAGAATTCATGGAATCCTTTAGCTTAGAGGATAGAATGTTACGGCCAGGTCAAACACTTACAGTATGGCTGACTTGTAAACCCAAAGAAATTGGATTGCACACATCAGCTGTGCATTTCAATGTGGGTGATGACACCATAGAAAGATTAGTTTTTGTCTTGGCTGAGGATAAGGTTTCCCAGTCTCTGGCTTCGAGGAGGCCATTCCACAGAGACAGAAAGAAGAAAGTACCAGCAGTAGATGTTTTTGCTGCAAATGCATTTGTTGTGGGTTCCCGTCCTACAAGGGCTCCAAATCGAGGTTTCAGATACAGACTTCCTTCATATCCAATTCCAGGTGATATACGGGAAATGATAGAAAACAAACAATTTCCTGATGTTATTGGGGAAGGTTTAAGGAGAGACAATTATATTGCTTATTTTAGAACTTTACTAGCAATTGAAGAAATCAAGATGGAG GAAGACATGAGGGACTATGATATGTTGTCAGTCACCATGAAGCGCAAAGGACTACAGTTCTTGTCCCTTGATGTCCCAGGGCTAGCCGAGAGGAGGCCATCACTTGTTTTTGGAGATTTTATCTTTGCAAGGCTAGCTTCTGGAGATGCTAGTGAGATCACCCCTTACCAG GGTTATATCCACCGAGTTGAGGCGGAAGAAGTATATTtgaagtttgatgaagaattcCACATCAACCATGTTCCTGGAAATCTGTACAATGTGCAATTTTCATTCAATCGTACGGGTGTGCGGAGGTTACATCAAGCCATTGAAGCTACAGAAAGCTTAAATGGAGAAATTCTCTTTCCATCAGGCATATCCAGAACGAGAAATATACAAGCTGCTAGACTGGCACCTAATTCATGTATGCTTAACAAGGAACAAACAACTGCAGTTGAAAAGATTCTTGGGTGCAAAGGAGGGGCTCCATATGTTATCCATGGGCCTCCTGGTACAGGCAAAACAAGGACTCTTATAGAAGCTATCATCCAGGTACGTATTATGAGGAAAGATGCTCGAGTTCTTGTCTGTGCACCTTCAAATAGTGCTGCAGACCATATACTTGAGAAACTTGTCAGTCAGCAGAATGTTGAAGTGCAGGACAATGAGATTCTTAGGTTGAATGCACTCACACGTCCTTTAGATGATGTGAATCCTAGTTACCTTCGTTTTTGCAATGCTGAAGATGATTCTTTTAAGTGCCCCCTTCTCAGGGACCTTAAAAGATATACGGTTATTATATCTACATATGCTAGTGCATGTCTTCTTTATTCAGAGGGCATCAAACGGGGACACTTCTCTCATATTTTCTTGGATGAGGCAGGACAGGCATCAGAGCCTGATACCATGGTTCCTCTATCACATCTTTTAAAGAAAGAGACAGTAGTTGTACTTGCTGGTGACCCACAGCAACTTGGTCCCATTGTTTTCTCAAAAGATGCTGAAAATTATGGATTGGCAACTTCATATATGGAGAGGTTATTTGAATGCCAGTTATATGGTGATCTCAACGAAAATTATGCTACCAGACTAGTAAGGAACTATCGGTGTCATCCGGTAATTCTGCAGCTTCCCTCAGAAATGTTTTATGAAGGAGAGTTGATCCCATGTAAAGAAGATAAAACTTTTACCCAGACTTGGGTGGACCTGCTTCCAAACAAGGAATTTCCGTTGGTTTTCATTGGCATACAGGGTTGTGATGAAAGAGAAGGAAACAACCCATCATGGTTCAACAGGATCGAAGCAAGCAAGGTGGTAGAGATCATCAGAGATCTGATAGGGAACAAAGGTCTGAAAGAGGAAGATATTGGGGTGATAACACCTTATAGGCAGCAAGTACTGAAAATAAGAACAGCCCTTGAGAGCTTTGATTGGGCTAATATAAAGGTTGGCAGCGTAGAGCAATTCCAAGGTCAGGAGAGAGAAGTTATTATCATATCGACCGTCCGGTCGACGATTCAGCATAATGACTTCGACAGAATCCATTACTTAGGATTCTTAAGCAATCCGAGAAGGTTCAATGTTGCTGCTACAAGAGCCAGATCATTGCTTGTAGTTGTCGGGAATCCACACATCATCTGCAAG GATCCCTTCTGGAACAAGCTTTTGTGGTATTGTGCAGACAATGACTCCTATAAGGGCTGCTTCTTACCTGAAAAACTGGAGATCCCTCAAGAGGATTTCGGACAAGCAAATAATTGGTCTCTAGAGGATTCCGGACAAGCAAATAATTGGGATGATGTTGGGGCACAAGTAAATAACTGGGACTGTGAAGGAGCTGAAGCTAATGATTGGGACCAAGACCAGGTGGGAAAAGTTAACAATTGGGACCAAGACCAAGGCGGACAAGTCAACAATTGGGACCAAGATGAAGGGGAACTAGCTAAGAATTGGAATGAGGAAGGCACTTGCGTCAATGAAGAGAAACAGAGTTTTCAGCCATCTCGTGATGTTGAGGGTACAACGCACCAAACAGACTACATCCCGGACCCTGTTATGGATGAAGCTGAATGGTCTGATGGTTGGAAATAA